The Ralstonia sp. RRA DNA segment TCACGCTCACGGTGGAGGCCGGCCCGATTGGCGGTACGCCGGCAGACGGGTTGAGCTTCGGCGCCTCCGCCTATCCGGAAGCGGTGGTCGACCAGCCCGCACAGTTCGACTTCTACGAAGGCGGCGGCATCGATCTCGCCATCCTTGGCCTGGCGGAACTGGACGGCGCCGGCAACGTCAACGTGAGCCTGTTCGGCGAGGGCGGCGACACCATCGTTGCGGGCGTGGGCGGTTTCATCAACATCACGCAGAGCGCGCGCTCGGTTGTGTTCATGGGCACGCTTACGGCTGGCGGCCTTCAGGTCGAAGCCGACGGCGGCAAACTGCGCATCGTGCGCGAAGGGCGCCTCAAGAAGATCGTGCCGGCTGTCTCGCACCTCACCTTCAATGGCGACTACGCGGCGCGCTCGGGCATTCCTGTGCGCTATGTGACCGAACGCGCCGTCTTCGAGATGCGCGACGATGGCCAAGGCGGCCGCCGCCTCACGCTGACCGAAATTGCCCCCGGTATCGACCTGCAGCGCGACGTGCTCGACCAATGTGCCGCAGAGGTTGCCGTGGCACCGGATCTACGCGAAATGGACGCCCGCATCTTCCGGCGCGGCCGCATGTGTGCGGGCACCGCACCGGCCTGATTTCGCCCCGTTTTATTTACTGACGGGTAGCACTAGAAAATCGGTCGAGAATGCTGCGCCGCACTGGTTGTCTGGGTGCGGCGCACACCCTGCAAATGCTTCTATTAAAAGGGTTTGCTGGAATTTTGCTGCACCGCAGAGGGCGCCTTTGTGGCGCCTTCATTTAGATGCGGCTTTCTAATAAAACACTTGCCGCTATACAGGGCCCTGTAAATAATTGAACGACCGTTCGATTTTGGGCTAGAGTGTTTCCGCAGGCTGGTTTACAGTCCTGCCCGGCACGCGAAAGGCGCCTTGCAAAGCGCTGGGTTTTAAGCCGCTTTTGTCGCGCGCCATGCCCCAGAAAAGAACGGAGAGAAATCATCATGCGTCACCCGACCGCTCGTCTTGAATCGAATCACGCAGCAGCCACGCCGATGCGCAAGGGCGAGCTGACGCGTGCAGCGATTCTCGATGCCGCGCTGGAACTGGCCTCGCGCGACGGACTGGAAGGGTTGACGATCGGTGTGCTCGCGGAGCGCATGCAGATGAGCAAGAGCGGGGTGTTCGCGCACTTCGGCTCGCGTGAGGATCTGCAGGTGGAAGTGGTCCGCGAGTATCACAAACGGTTCGAGCAGGAAGTCTTCTACCCGAGCTTGACGGAACCGCGCGGTCTGCCGCGCCTGTGGAGCATGGTGCGCCGCTGGATGGAACGCCGCATTCAGGAAGTGACCACGGGCTGCATCTACATCAGCGGCGCGGTGGAGTACGACGACCGAGCGGAGAGCCCGGTGCGTGACGAACTCGTCAAGAGCGTGACGATCTGGCGGGCGGCACTGGCCCGCGCGATCGCACAGGCAAAGGAAGAAGGCCACCTGCGTGCAGAAGCGGACCCGCAGTTGATGCTCTTCGAGATGTACAGCCTGGAACTGGGCTTGCACCACGATGCGCGTTTCCTGCGGTTGCCGAACAGCGCCGAGCTGGCCATGGTGGCGCTTAACAAACTCATTCAGTCTTACCGAACCTGACGCGGCATCGCACACCTAGCGGTCGCGCAGTACACACCAAGGAGTTGCAAGATGGGTCAATACACCGCACCGCTGCGTGACATGCAGTTTGTTCTCCACGAGCTTCTCGGCGTGGAGGACCACCTGAAGCAGATGCCGCAGCACGCGGAGATCGATGCCGACACCATCAACCAGGTGATCGAGGAAGCCGGCAAGTTCTGCTCGGAAGTCATCTTCCCGATCAACCAGTCCGGCGATCGCGAGGGCTGCACGTACCACGGCGACGGCGTGGTGACCGCACCCAAGGGCTTCAAGGAAGCGTACCAACAGTATGTTGAAGGCGGTTGGCCCGCACTGGGCTGTGATCCGGAGTACGGCGGCCAGGGCCTGCCCATCCTGATCAACAACGCCGTGTACGAGATGCTGAACTCGGCTAACCAGGCGTGGACGATGTACCCCGGCCTGTCGCACGGCGCGTATGAAGCCCTGCACGCCCACGGCACGGATGAGCTCAAGCAGCGTTACCTGCCGAAGCTGGTGTCGGGCGTGTGGACCGGCACGATGTGTCTGACCGAGCCGCACTGTGGCACAGACCTCGGCATCCTGCGCACCAAGGCTGAACCGCTGGCCGACGGCTCATACGCCATCACCGGCACGAAGATCTTCATCTCGGCAGGCGAGCACGACTTGGCTGAGAACATCATCCACCTGGTGCTGGCTCGCTTGCCGGACGCACCCGGCGGCACCAAGGGCATCTCGCTGTTCGTGGTGCCGAAGTTCATCCCCGATGCCAGCGGCAACCCGGGCGAGCGCAACACCGTGAAGTGCGGCTCCATCGAACACAAGATGGGCATCCACGGCAACGCCACCTGCGTGATCAACCTGGACGGCGCCCGCGGCTGGATGGTCGGCGAGCCGAACAAGGGCCTGAACGCCATGTTCGTGATGATGAACGCCGCCCGCCTGGGCGTCGGCATGCAGAGCCTGGGCCTGACCGAAGTCGCGTACCAGAACTCGGCCGCCTACGCCAAGGAACGCCTGCAGATGCGCAGCCTGTCGGGCCCGAAGGCACCGGACAAGCCGGCCGACCCGATCATCGTGCACCCGGACGTGCGCCGCATGCTGCTGACGCAGCGCGCCTTCGCCGAAGGTGGCCGCGCGTTCAGCTACTGGATCGCCCTGCAGATCGACCGCGAGCTGTCGCACGAGGACGAATCCGTGCGCAAGGATGCCGCCGACCTCGTCGCGCTGCTGACCCCGATCGCCAAGGCTTTCCTGAGCGACAACGCATTCATCTCCACCAACGAAGGCATGCAAGTCTTCGGCGGCCACGGCTACATCGCCGAGTGGGGCATGGAGCAGTACGTGCGCGACGCCCGCATCAACATGATCTACGAAGGCACGAACACCGTGCAGTCGCTGGACCTGCTGGGCCGCAAGATCCTGGGCGACATGGGCGCCAAGATGAAGAAGTTCGGCAAGCTGGTCCAGGACTTCGTCGAAGCCGAAGGCACCAACGAAGCCATGCAGGAGTTCATCAACCCGCTGGCCGACATCGGTGACAAGGTCCAGAAGCTGACCATGGAAATCGGCATGAAGGCCATGGCCAACCCGGACGAAGTGGGCGCGGCAGCTGTGCCGTACCTGCGTGTGGTCGGCCACCTGGTGTTCTCGTACTTCTGGGCCCGCATGGCCAAGATCGCGCTGGAGAAGCAAAACAGCGGCGACACCTTCTACAAGGTCAAGCTGGCGACGGCGCGTTTCTACTTCGCCAAGCTGCTGCCCGAAACGGCTTCGCAGATCCGCATGGCGCGTGCCGGCGGCGCGACGCTGATGGCACTCGAAGCCGATCTGTTCTAAGCAAACAGCGGCACTCCCCCTCGGGGCGACGCACACAGACCGTCGCCCCGCTCGTCTCTTTCCTCTTTTCAGTTGAGGATGTCATGACCCGTACCGAACTCCCCGTCGCCCAGCCGCAAGCTGGCGCGCGTTCCAACTTCCTCGTCCGACGCGTCGCTGTGTTGGGCGCCGGCGTGATGGGCGCGCAGATTGCCGCGCACCTGATCAACGCCAAGGTTCCCGTCACGCTGTTCGATCTTCCGGCCAAGGAAGGCCCGAAGAGCGGCATCGCGCTCAAGGCGATTGAGAACCTGAAGAAGCTGTCGCCGGCACCGCTGGGCATCAAGGACGATGCCAATCTGATCCAGGCCGCCAACTACGAAGACGACATCGAGAAGCTGCGCGATTGCGACCTCGTCATCGAAGCCATTGCCGAGCGCATGGACTGGAAGCACGACCTGTACAAGAAGGTCGCGCCGCACATTGCTCCGCACGCGATCTTCGCGTCGAACACCTCGGGCCTGTCGATCACCGAACTGTCGGATGGCTTTGACGCGGAACTGAAGTCGCGCTTCTGCGGCGTGCACTTCTTCAACCCGCCGCGCTACATGCATCTGGTCGAGCTGATCCCGACCGCGCACACGCGTGGCGACATCCTCGACAAGCTGGAAACGTTCCTGACCTCCGCGCTCGGCAAGGGCGTGGTGCGTGCGAAGGACACGCCCAACTTCATCGCCAACCGCGTTGGCATCTTCTCGATCCTGGCGGTGTTTGCGGAATCGGCCAAGTACGGCATTCCGTTCGACGTGGTGGATGACCTGACGGGCTCGAAGCTGGGCCGTGCCAAGTCGGCGACGTTCCGCACGGCGGACGTGGTGGGCCTGGACACCATGGCGCACGTCATCAAGACGATGCAGGACAATCTGAAGGACGATCCGTTTGCCCCGGTCTATGCCACGCCGCCCGTGCTGGCCAAGCTGGTGGAAGCCGGTGCCCTGGGCCAGAAAACCGGCGCCGGCTTCTACAAGAAGGAAGGCAAGGACATCAAGGTGCTGGACCCGCAAAGCGGCCAGTACGGCCCGAGCGGCAAGAAGGCCGACGAACTGGTCGTTCGCATCCTGAAGAAGGATCCGGCCGAGCGCCTGAAGCTGCTGCGTGAATCGACCAACCCGCAGGCGCAGTTCCTGTGGGCCGTCTTCCGCGACGTGTTCCATTACATCGCTGTCTACCTCGAACAGATTGCCGACTCCGCAGCAGAAGTCGATCTGGCAATCCGTTGGGGCTTCGGCTGGAACAGCGGCCCGTTCGAAGACTGGCAAGAAGCCGGTTGGAAGCAAGTGGCCGAGTGGGTGAAGGAAGACATCGAAGCCGGCAAGGCGCTGTCGAACGCAGCGCTGCCGCAGTGGGTGTTCTCCGGCCCGGTGGCAGACAACGGCGGTGTGCATTCGGCACAGGGTTCGTGGTCGGCTAACCAAAACGCTTTCCTGTCGCGCAGCACGCTGCCGGTGTATGGCCGCCAAGTGTTCCGCGCACCGATCAAGGGTGCGACCACCGTCAACCCGCTCACGTATGGCAAGACCATCGAAGAGACCGATGCCGTGCGCATCTGGGTGGACGATGCGGAGGGTCAGGACGATGTGCTGATCATCTCGTTCAAGAGCAAGATGAACACCATCGGACCGAGCGTCATCGACGGTCTGACGCGTGCGGTGGATCTGGCCGAAGCCGGCTACAAGGGTCTGGTGGTGTGGCAGCCAACATCGCTCAAGCTGGGTGCGCCGGGTGGTCCGTTCTCCGCGGGTGCGAATCTGGAAGAGGCGATGCCGGCCTTCATGATGGGCGGTGCCAAGGGCATCGAGCCGTTCGTCAAGAAATTCCAGGACGGCATGATGCGCGTGAAGTACGCCGGCGTGCCGGTCGTGTCGGCTGCGTCGGGCATCGCGCTGGGCGGTGGCTGCGAGCTGATGCTGCACTCGGCCAAGCGTGTGGCTGCGCTGGAAACCTACATGGGTCTGGTGGAAGTGGGCGTGGGCCTGGTGCCGGCTGGCGGCGGTCTGAAGGAAGCCGCATTGGCCGCTGCCAAGGCGGCGCAGGCAGCAGGTAGCACCAACATCCTGCAATTCCTGACCAACCGCTTCCAGGCTGCGGCCATGGCCAAGGTGTCGTCTTCCGCGCTGGATGCGCAGAAGATCGGCTACCTGCAACCGACCGACACCATCGTCTTCAACGTGCACGAGCTGCTGCATGTGGCACGCAACGAAGTGCGTGCGCTGTCCGATTCGGGCTACCGCGCGCCGCTGCGTCCGGTGGCCATTCCGGTGGCGGGCCGTTCGGGCGTCGCCACCATCAAGGCGTCGCTGGTGAACATGCGTGACGGCGGCTTCATTTCGCAGCACGACTTCACGATCGCCTCGCGCATCGCCGAAGCCGTGTGCGGCGGCGACGTGGAAGCCGGCGCGCTGGTGGACGAAGAATGGCTGCTGGCGCTGGAGCGCAAGGCCTTCGTCGATCTGCTCAGCAGCGCCAAGACCCAGGAACGCATCATGGGCATGCTCCAAACGGGCAAGCCGGTCCGCAACTGATTGCCGCGACGACAGAGAAAGGAATTTCATCATGACCAAGCAACTGCAAGACGCCTACATCGTCGCCGCGACCCGTTCCCCGATCGGCAAGGCGCCCAAGGGCACGCTCAAGAACCTGCGCCCGGACGATTTGCTGGCGACCATCCTCAAGAGTGCTGTCGCCCAGGTGCCCAACCTGGACCCGGCGCTGATCGAAGACGCCATCGTCGGCTGCGCGATTCCCGAAGCGCAGCAGGGCCTGAACGTGGCGCGTATCGGCGCGCTGCTGGCCGGCCTGCCGAACACGGTGGGTGGCGTGACCGTCAACCGCTTCTGCGCTTCGGGCCTGACCGCCGTGGCCATGGCCGCTGACCGCATCCGCGTGGGCGAATCCGACGTGATGATTGCCGCCGGTGTCGAATCGATGAGCATGGTGCCGATGATGGGCAACTCGCCGTCGATGTCGCCGGACATCTTCACGCGTGACGAAAACATCGGTATCGCTTACGGCATGGGCCTGACGGCTGAGAAGGTCGCCCAGCAATGGAAGATCTCGCGCGAGGCGCAGGATGCCTTCTCGCTGCTGTCGCACCAGAAGGCGCTGGCCGCGCAACAAGCCGGCGAGTTCAAGGACGAGATCACCCCGATCGAGATCATCGAGAAGTTCCCGAACTTGGGTACGGGGGCGATCGACCTGAAGACGCGCACGCTGTCGCTGGACGAAGGTCCGCGTGCCGATACGTCGCTCGAAGGGCTGGGCAAGCTGCGCGCCGTGTTCGCCAACAAGGGCAGCGTGACGGCAGGCAACAGCTCGCAGACGTCGGATGGTTCGGGCGCGCTGATCCTGGTGTCGGAAAAGATCCTCAAGCAGTTCAACCTGGTGCCGCTGGCGCGCTTCGTGTCGTTTGCCGTGCGCGGTGTGCCACCGGAGATCATGGGCATCGGCCCGAAGGAAGCGATTCCTGCGGCGCTGAAGGCGGGTGGTCTCACGCAAGATCAGCTTGACTGGATCGAGCTGAACGAAGCGTTTGCTGCACAGTCGCTGGCCGTGATTCAGGACCTGGGGCTGGACACCAGCAAGATCAACCCCCTGGGCGGTGCGATCGCGCTGGGCCACCCGCTAGGCGCCACGGGTGCCGTTCGTGCGGCCACCGTCGTGCACGGCCTGCGCCGTCGCAACCTGAAGTACGGCATGGTGACGATGTGCGTCGGCACCGGCATGGGCGCTGCAGGCATTTTCGAACGCATGTGACCCCACGTCAGGGGGAAGGATTAAGTTCTTCCCCCTGCTTGTAAATCGCCCGTCTCACAACGCATGATTGCGCAGGCGCGCACAGCACTACAAAACAAGCGCGCCGAAGAATGCGGCCCACGCCAGTGGGCACGCCACAGAAGCGGAGCCGCGACTCCGCATAAGAGGAGACACACCACCGGGTCACCGGCGGTGCCAAAGAGGAGGGCGCAATGGGCAAGACAATCGGCGACACCATCGTGTTGACCGACGCGGCATGCGATATGCCGCGCTCGATGATCGATCAACTGGGTTTGGGCGTGGTGCCGTTCCGCATTCGTGCGGGCGAGCAGTTTGTGGAAGACCGCCGTGATGAGGAAGCGCTTCCGCAGCTCTATCGCAAGTACCTCGTCGACAAGCAGGACCACTATGCTGAGTCGATCCCGCTGCTCGAACGCGAGATCGAAGACTTTCTGCTCAAGCACGTGGTCACGCAGCATGATCGCGCTTTGCTGCTGACGATTGCCAGCTCACGTAGCCACTTCTACAGCCACGCCACCGGCGCGGTGGTGGGCACTACGGCCAAGAGCTTCAAGCCGCGC contains these protein-coding regions:
- a CDS encoding acyl-CoA dehydrogenase C-terminal domain-containing protein, with the protein product MGQYTAPLRDMQFVLHELLGVEDHLKQMPQHAEIDADTINQVIEEAGKFCSEVIFPINQSGDREGCTYHGDGVVTAPKGFKEAYQQYVEGGWPALGCDPEYGGQGLPILINNAVYEMLNSANQAWTMYPGLSHGAYEALHAHGTDELKQRYLPKLVSGVWTGTMCLTEPHCGTDLGILRTKAEPLADGSYAITGTKIFISAGEHDLAENIIHLVLARLPDAPGGTKGISLFVVPKFIPDASGNPGERNTVKCGSIEHKMGIHGNATCVINLDGARGWMVGEPNKGLNAMFVMMNAARLGVGMQSLGLTEVAYQNSAAYAKERLQMRSLSGPKAPDKPADPIIVHPDVRRMLLTQRAFAEGGRAFSYWIALQIDRELSHEDESVRKDAADLVALLTPIAKAFLSDNAFISTNEGMQVFGGHGYIAEWGMEQYVRDARINMIYEGTNTVQSLDLLGRKILGDMGAKMKKFGKLVQDFVEAEGTNEAMQEFINPLADIGDKVQKLTMEIGMKAMANPDEVGAAAVPYLRVVGHLVFSYFWARMAKIALEKQNSGDTFYKVKLATARFYFAKLLPETASQIRMARAGGATLMALEADLF
- a CDS encoding TetR/AcrR family transcriptional regulator, whose protein sequence is MRKGELTRAAILDAALELASRDGLEGLTIGVLAERMQMSKSGVFAHFGSREDLQVEVVREYHKRFEQEVFYPSLTEPRGLPRLWSMVRRWMERRIQEVTTGCIYISGAVEYDDRAESPVRDELVKSVTIWRAALARAIAQAKEEGHLRAEADPQLMLFEMYSLELGLHHDARFLRLPNSAELAMVALNKLIQSYRT
- a CDS encoding acetyl-CoA C-acyltransferase; translation: MTKQLQDAYIVAATRSPIGKAPKGTLKNLRPDDLLATILKSAVAQVPNLDPALIEDAIVGCAIPEAQQGLNVARIGALLAGLPNTVGGVTVNRFCASGLTAVAMAADRIRVGESDVMIAAGVESMSMVPMMGNSPSMSPDIFTRDENIGIAYGMGLTAEKVAQQWKISREAQDAFSLLSHQKALAAQQAGEFKDEITPIEIIEKFPNLGTGAIDLKTRTLSLDEGPRADTSLEGLGKLRAVFANKGSVTAGNSSQTSDGSGALILVSEKILKQFNLVPLARFVSFAVRGVPPEIMGIGPKEAIPAALKAGGLTQDQLDWIELNEAFAAQSLAVIQDLGLDTSKINPLGGAIALGHPLGATGAVRAATVVHGLRRRNLKYGMVTMCVGTGMGAAGIFERM
- a CDS encoding 3-hydroxyacyl-CoA dehydrogenase/enoyl-CoA hydratase family protein, producing MTRTELPVAQPQAGARSNFLVRRVAVLGAGVMGAQIAAHLINAKVPVTLFDLPAKEGPKSGIALKAIENLKKLSPAPLGIKDDANLIQAANYEDDIEKLRDCDLVIEAIAERMDWKHDLYKKVAPHIAPHAIFASNTSGLSITELSDGFDAELKSRFCGVHFFNPPRYMHLVELIPTAHTRGDILDKLETFLTSALGKGVVRAKDTPNFIANRVGIFSILAVFAESAKYGIPFDVVDDLTGSKLGRAKSATFRTADVVGLDTMAHVIKTMQDNLKDDPFAPVYATPPVLAKLVEAGALGQKTGAGFYKKEGKDIKVLDPQSGQYGPSGKKADELVVRILKKDPAERLKLLRESTNPQAQFLWAVFRDVFHYIAVYLEQIADSAAEVDLAIRWGFGWNSGPFEDWQEAGWKQVAEWVKEDIEAGKALSNAALPQWVFSGPVADNGGVHSAQGSWSANQNAFLSRSTLPVYGRQVFRAPIKGATTVNPLTYGKTIEETDAVRIWVDDAEGQDDVLIISFKSKMNTIGPSVIDGLTRAVDLAEAGYKGLVVWQPTSLKLGAPGGPFSAGANLEEAMPAFMMGGAKGIEPFVKKFQDGMMRVKYAGVPVVSAASGIALGGGCELMLHSAKRVAALETYMGLVEVGVGLVPAGGGLKEAALAAAKAAQAAGSTNILQFLTNRFQAAAMAKVSSSALDAQKIGYLQPTDTIVFNVHELLHVARNEVRALSDSGYRAPLRPVAIPVAGRSGVATIKASLVNMRDGGFISQHDFTIASRIAEAVCGGDVEAGALVDEEWLLALERKAFVDLLSSAKTQERIMGMLQTGKPVRN